A single region of the Penaeus vannamei isolate JL-2024 chromosome 23, ASM4276789v1, whole genome shotgun sequence genome encodes:
- the LOC138865923 gene encoding uncharacterized protein, whose product MFGQAHREAAAGEAVITATTAASAAAVALAKATTLPVPCSARQPLPDPTSPLQSPPNPGRPYQSPAAPPSPCPPPSPCHTLLVPCSARQPLPVPTNPLPAPTNSLPAPNNPLPAPTSPYQSPASPLQPPPHPASAYQSPASPHHTLLNPNSPLHPPPHPARPYQSPTFPASPLLNPNSPLQPPPHPARPYQSPAAPDSTCQPLFAPASFYQRQPAPASPCQPPSPYPAL is encoded by the exons ATGTTTGGACAGGCACACCGCGAAGCAGCAGCTGGAGAAGCAGTTATCACCGCGACAACAGCAGCGTCGGCGGCAGCGGTGGCACTCGCGAAGGCCACA ACCCTACCAGTCCCCTGCAGCGCCCGCCAGCCCTTGCCAGACCCTACCAGTCCCCTGCAGTCCCCGCCAAACCCTGGCAGACCCTACCAGTCCCCTGCAGCGCCCCCTAGCCCCTGCCCGCCCCCTAGCCCCTGCCACACCCTACTAGTCCCCTGCAGCGCCCGCCAGCCCCTACCAGTCCCTACCAATCCCTTGCCAGCCCCTACCAATTCCCTGCCAGCCCCTAACAATCCCCTGCCAGCCCCTACCAGTCCCTACCAATCCCCTGCCAGTCCCCTACAGCCCCCGCCACACCCTGCCAGCGCCTACCAATCTCCTGCCAGCCCCCACCACACCCTGCTAAACCCTAACAGCCCCCTGCATCCCCCGCCACACCCTGCCAGACCCTACCAATCCCCTACATTCCCCGCCAGTCCCCTGCTAAACCCTAACAGCCCCCTGCAGCCCCCGCCACACCCTGCCAGACCCTACCAGTCCCCTGCAGCCCCCGACAGCACCTGCCAGCCCCTGTTCGCTCCTGCTAGCTTCTACCAGCGCCAGCCAGCCCCTGCCAGCCCCTGCCAGCCCCCGTCACCCTACCCTGCCTTATAA